The Immundisolibacter cernigliae genome has a window encoding:
- a CDS encoding cytochrome C assembly family protein produces the protein MSFNALSILLAVAYLGLGAGYVWQLRRPASGTRLALRAAAALLGLLHLGLLRTTIADGPALALGFGNAVSLLAAAVMLLFVGISILRSVDNLGVVLAPLAGLSVLLMLLPDHSTPLPAVDMLPLALHVTLSLSAYALLALAALQALVMAYQDSRLRQHTPGGVLRALPPLGDMERLLFQLLGLGFAALTLALLSGVLFLGDIFAPHLLEKTALSIGAWLVIGTLLIGRRRAGWRGRTAVRWTLAGFALLALAYLGSKFALEFVRRG, from the coding sequence ATGTCCTTCAACGCCCTGTCCATCCTGCTCGCCGTGGCCTACCTGGGCCTTGGCGCCGGCTACGTCTGGCAGCTGCGCCGGCCGGCGAGCGGCACGCGCCTTGCGTTGCGGGCCGCGGCAGCGCTGCTGGGCCTGCTGCACCTGGGGCTGCTGCGCACGACGATCGCCGACGGGCCGGCGCTGGCGCTGGGTTTCGGCAATGCGGTGTCCTTGCTGGCGGCGGCGGTGATGCTGCTGTTCGTGGGCATCTCGATCCTGCGTTCGGTGGACAACCTGGGCGTCGTGCTGGCGCCGCTGGCGGGACTGTCGGTGCTGCTGATGCTGCTGCCGGACCATTCGACGCCGCTGCCGGCGGTCGACATGCTGCCGCTGGCGCTGCACGTCACGCTGTCGCTGAGCGCCTATGCCCTGCTGGCGCTGGCGGCCCTGCAGGCCCTGGTCATGGCCTACCAGGATTCGCGCCTGCGCCAGCACACGCCCGGCGGCGTGCTGCGCGCACTGCCGCCGCTGGGCGACATGGAACGGCTGCTGTTCCAGCTGCTCGGGCTCGGCTTTGCCGCGCTGACGCTGGCGCTGCTGTCCGGGGTGCTGTTCCTGGGCGACATCTTTGCGCCGCATCTGCTTGAAAAAACGGCGCTTTCGATCGGCGCCTGGCTGGTGATCGGCACCCTGCTGATTGGCCGCCGCCGCGCCGGCTGGCGCGGCCGCACCGCCGTGCGCTGGACCCTGGCCGGCTTTGCCCTGCTGGCGCTGGCGTACCTGGGCAGCAAGTTCGCGCTGGAATTCGTGCGGCGCGGCTGA
- a CDS encoding Maf family protein, whose product MPQLVLASTSPRRRELLAQLGVNFEVLAMAVDEQPLPGELAADHVCRLALAKARAAAAQLGPQACVLGADTVVVLDGEIFGKPVDRDAAAAMLRRLSGHTHTVLSAVARVQGGAHVVRLSESEVTFRTLSPAEIAAYCDTGEPLDKAGAYAIQGRAAAFIRHLEGSYSGVMGLPLFETADLLAGAGVLVRD is encoded by the coding sequence ATGCCGCAGCTGGTACTTGCCTCGACCTCGCCGCGCCGCCGTGAACTGCTGGCCCAGCTTGGCGTGAATTTCGAGGTGCTGGCCATGGCGGTCGACGAGCAGCCCTTGCCGGGAGAACTGGCGGCCGACCATGTATGCCGGCTGGCGCTGGCCAAGGCGCGCGCGGCCGCAGCGCAGCTCGGGCCGCAGGCCTGCGTGCTGGGCGCCGACACGGTGGTGGTGCTGGACGGGGAGATTTTCGGCAAGCCGGTCGACCGGGACGCTGCGGCCGCCATGCTGCGCCGCCTGTCCGGGCACACGCATACGGTGCTCAGTGCCGTGGCGCGTGTGCAGGGCGGTGCCCACGTCGTGCGCCTGAGCGAGAGCGAAGTGACGTTTCGAACCCTGTCGCCGGCCGAGATCGCGGCTTACTGCGACACCGGCGAGCCGCTCGACAAGGCTGGCGCCTACGCCATCCAGGGCCGGGCGGCGGCGTTCATCCGGCATCTTGAGGGCAGCTACTCGGGCGTGATGGGTCTGCCGCTGTTCGAGACCGCCGATCTGCTGGCCGGCGCCGGGGTGCTGGTCAGGGACTGA
- a CDS encoding OmpA family protein gives MFKTRFHGPAAPGLAAFLAALLVAGCATNPETGQREMSRTGKGAAIGAAAGAVLGGVSGGDRGQRAAIGAAAGAAIGAGVGKYMQNQEEKLRQQTAGTGVEVSRQGDNVILNMPGHVTFATDSAQITPAFHSTLDQVAATIAEYQDTRVQINGHTDSTGSDSYNQQLSERRAQAVASYLSGRGVASSRMTTLGYGETQPIASNETADGRQQNRRVEIILSPTGG, from the coding sequence ATGTTCAAGACACGCTTTCATGGTCCGGCCGCCCCCGGGCTGGCCGCATTCCTGGCCGCACTGCTGGTCGCCGGCTGCGCCACCAACCCCGAAACCGGCCAGCGCGAGATGTCCAGGACCGGCAAGGGCGCCGCCATCGGCGCGGCCGCGGGCGCCGTGCTCGGCGGCGTGAGCGGCGGTGACCGCGGCCAGCGTGCCGCCATCGGCGCGGCAGCGGGTGCCGCCATCGGCGCCGGGGTCGGCAAGTACATGCAGAACCAGGAAGAAAAGCTGCGCCAGCAGACGGCCGGCACGGGCGTGGAGGTGTCGCGCCAGGGCGATAACGTGATCCTGAACATGCCGGGGCACGTCACCTTCGCCACCGACAGCGCCCAGATCACGCCCGCCTTCCACAGCACCCTGGATCAGGTGGCCGCCACCATCGCCGAATACCAGGACACCCGGGTGCAGATCAACGGCCATACCGACAGCACCGGCTCGGACAGCTACAACCAGCAGCTCTCCGAGCGCCGTGCCCAGGCCGTCGCGAGCTATCTGTCCGGCCGCGGCGTGGCCAGCAGCCGCATGACCACCCTCGGTTATGGCGAAACCCAACCCATCGCGTCCAACGAAACCGCCGACGGTCGCCAGCAGAACCGCCGCGTGGAGATCATCCTGAGCCCCACCGGCGGCTGA
- a CDS encoding FAD:protein FMN transferase: MNAPLTQSLTGALRRAQPWLGTLVGIEATGLPPAQLARAIDRAFRAVAQVHGRMSFHEPDSELSRLNRAAHAGPVPVSGHLRRVLRAACRLSALTDGRFDVTVAPTLVRWGYLPGLPDSTETTGDWRDIRLGTNGMVRFARPLLIDLGGIAKGYAVDLAIASLRRAGVPQACVNAGGDLRFYGREPRRIGVRDPAAPARLRLLPPLLQGAVATSCVADTRRRHGQTWRSPLVDPRRGRACAATGSVTVLARSCLYADALTKPLAIDPAACEPVLRRLQAQALLLPAA, from the coding sequence GTGAATGCTCCCCTGACGCAGTCACTGACCGGCGCATTGCGCCGGGCGCAGCCGTGGCTGGGCACGCTGGTCGGCATCGAGGCGACCGGCCTGCCGCCGGCGCAGCTTGCACGGGCCATCGACCGCGCCTTCAGGGCCGTGGCGCAGGTACACGGCCGGATGAGCTTTCACGAACCGGATAGCGAGCTGTCGCGCCTGAACCGCGCGGCGCACGCCGGCCCGGTGCCGGTGAGCGGGCACCTGCGGCGTGTGCTGCGCGCGGCCTGCCGGCTGAGCGCGCTCACGGATGGCCGCTTCGACGTGACCGTCGCGCCGACACTGGTGCGCTGGGGTTATCTGCCCGGATTGCCGGACAGCACGGAAACGACCGGCGACTGGCGCGACATCCGCCTTGGCACCAACGGCATGGTGCGCTTCGCGCGCCCGCTGCTGATTGACCTCGGCGGCATCGCCAAGGGCTATGCGGTGGATCTGGCCATCGCCAGCCTGCGCAGGGCCGGCGTGCCGCAGGCCTGTGTGAACGCCGGCGGTGACCTGCGCTTTTACGGCCGCGAGCCGCGCCGGATCGGCGTGCGCGATCCGGCCGCTCCGGCCCGGCTGCGGCTGCTGCCGCCGCTGCTGCAGGGCGCCGTGGCGACCAGCTGCGTGGCGGACACCCGCCGCCGGCACGGACAGACCTGGCGCTCGCCGCTGGTCGACCCGCGCCGCGGGCGGGCCTGTGCGGCGACCGGCAGCGTGACCGTGCTGGCCCGTTCCTGCCTTTACGCCGACGCGCTGACCAAACCGCTGGCCATCGATCCGGCCGCCTGCGAACCTGTCCTGCGCCGCCTGCAGGCGCAGGCCCTGCTGCTGCCCGCCGCATGA
- a CDS encoding FMN-binding protein, whose translation MSRPLPSPWLAVPLLVTPLAAQATQYLSIEQAQRLLFPTGTGYAAEAVELTAEQVRAIEQASDTRVVNRKPKVWRAMAGDTLLGHLFVDQVYGKHEFITYALAVTADGQVAGVEILDYRETHGDQVRQPRWRAQFLGKDASDAVKLGRDIQNISGATLSCRHLTDGVRRLLATHRALLGAAP comes from the coding sequence ATGTCCCGCCCGCTGCCCTCCCCGTGGCTCGCCGTCCCGTTGCTGGTCACGCCACTGGCGGCGCAGGCCACGCAATACCTGAGCATCGAACAGGCGCAGCGGCTGCTGTTCCCGACCGGGACCGGCTACGCCGCGGAAGCGGTCGAACTCACGGCCGAACAGGTGCGCGCCATCGAACAGGCCAGCGATACCCGCGTCGTCAACCGCAAACCCAAGGTGTGGCGCGCCATGGCAGGCGACACGCTGCTCGGCCACCTGTTCGTGGATCAGGTCTACGGCAAGCATGAGTTCATCACCTACGCGCTGGCGGTCACGGCCGATGGCCAGGTGGCGGGTGTGGAAATCCTCGATTACCGCGAGACGCACGGCGACCAAGTGCGCCAGCCGCGCTGGCGGGCGCAGTTCCTGGGCAAGGACGCGAGCGATGCGGTCAAGCTCGGGCGCGACATCCAGAACATCAGCGGCGCCACGCTGTCCTGCCGTCACCTGACCGATGGTGTGCGGCGCCTGCTGGCCACCCACCGCGCGCTGCTCGGCGCTGCGCCGTGA
- a CDS encoding DsbE family thiol:disulfide interchange protein — MKLWRLLLLPALALLLGALALGLRHDPKQIPSPLVGKPLPAIAGETLDGQPVDLAKAGQGGPLLINVWASWCESCAVEHPVVVAAARQFGDRVTFIGLNYRDKRELGEAWLAERGNAYRWSFFDPEGRAGIELGVYGVPETFFVAADGTLLAKHVGPLDTDSLRGYLKTLFGVS, encoded by the coding sequence ATGAAACTCTGGCGTCTGCTTCTTCTGCCCGCGCTGGCGCTGCTGCTGGGTGCGCTGGCGCTCGGCCTGCGGCACGATCCGAAGCAGATTCCCTCGCCGCTGGTCGGCAAGCCGCTGCCGGCCATCGCGGGCGAGACACTGGACGGGCAGCCGGTCGATCTGGCCAAGGCCGGACAGGGCGGGCCGCTGCTGATCAACGTGTGGGCCTCGTGGTGCGAGTCCTGCGCCGTGGAGCATCCGGTGGTGGTAGCGGCGGCGCGGCAGTTCGGTGACCGGGTGACCTTCATCGGCCTCAACTACCGGGACAAGCGCGAACTGGGCGAGGCCTGGCTGGCCGAGCGCGGCAACGCCTACCGCTGGTCGTTCTTCGATCCCGAGGGCCGCGCCGGCATCGAACTTGGCGTGTACGGCGTGCCGGAGACCTTTTTCGTGGCCGCCGACGGCACGCTGCTGGCCAAGCACGTCGGGCCGCTCGACACGGACAGCCTGCGCGGCTACCTCAAGACGCTGTTCGGGGTGAGCTGA
- a CDS encoding cytochrome c-type biogenesis protein: protein MRGLVIALLLLAPLAWADVVSEDPQQRQMLEIAEKLRCAVCQNQSVAESNAELAQDMRRIIVEQLAAGRSEAEVIDYFRARYGDFVLMRPPRQGSGAPLWWAPWAILAAAGGGAFIYLRRRLRAQERS from the coding sequence ATGCGCGGGCTTGTGATTGCGCTGCTGCTGCTGGCGCCGCTGGCATGGGCTGATGTGGTCAGCGAAGACCCGCAGCAGCGGCAGATGCTCGAAATCGCCGAAAAACTGCGCTGCGCGGTGTGCCAGAACCAGTCGGTGGCGGAGTCGAATGCCGAACTGGCGCAGGACATGCGCCGGATCATCGTCGAGCAACTTGCCGCCGGGCGCAGCGAGGCCGAGGTCATCGACTACTTCCGCGCCCGCTACGGCGATTTCGTCCTCATGCGACCCCCGCGGCAGGGTTCGGGCGCTCCGCTGTGGTGGGCGCCGTGGGCGATCCTGGCGGCGGCCGGCGGCGGGGCTTTCATCTACCTGCGCAGGCGCCTGCGCGCTCAGGAGCGTTCGTGA
- the ccmI gene encoding c-type cytochrome biogenesis protein CcmI — MTALVLTGLAVLAAVAWLVLRLPSPITATDTLATRRAQLQASLDELARARADGMLDEASFADEQRRLQADIAALAQAGPAAARTASQPGSRGWPFALAVFVLLPAAAVGLYGYLQGPFWQQLDAAQKAPDAAAAPVDPAAMVARLEARLAKDGSDPEGWRRLGRSYVVLGRPADARRAYDRAAQLAPDDLTLLEGYADAAEPGVAPPPGIAAMIATVEQGILATPDDPRAWVRAGFARSMQGDRSGARDAYARAHELDPQRPEVLAAYAASEYALNPQQPSARAVELYERLLKINPDNGSALWVLGQAAQQAGQPAQAREHWQRLLGLLPADSPMRAQVQRAIDAVTGGAGAP, encoded by the coding sequence GTGACAGCACTCGTTCTGACCGGCCTGGCGGTGCTGGCCGCGGTGGCCTGGCTGGTGCTGCGCCTGCCGTCGCCGATAACTGCCACCGACACCCTGGCGACACGGCGCGCGCAGTTGCAGGCGAGCCTGGACGAGCTGGCCCGCGCCCGCGCCGACGGCATGCTGGACGAGGCGAGCTTTGCCGACGAACAGCGTCGCCTGCAGGCCGACATTGCGGCCCTGGCGCAGGCCGGCCCGGCAGCGGCGCGGACCGCGTCGCAGCCCGGCAGCCGAGGATGGCCGTTCGCGCTGGCGGTATTTGTCCTGCTGCCGGCCGCGGCCGTGGGGCTGTATGGCTATTTGCAGGGTCCGTTCTGGCAGCAGCTTGATGCCGCGCAGAAGGCTCCGGATGCCGCCGCGGCGCCGGTCGATCCGGCGGCCATGGTGGCGCGGCTCGAAGCGCGTCTGGCCAAGGACGGCAGTGATCCCGAAGGCTGGCGGCGCCTGGGCCGCTCCTACGTCGTGCTCGGCCGCCCGGCCGACGCGCGGCGTGCCTACGACCGCGCGGCGCAGCTGGCGCCGGACGATCTGACGCTGCTGGAAGGCTACGCGGACGCCGCCGAGCCCGGCGTGGCTCCGCCGCCCGGCATCGCGGCCATGATCGCCACCGTCGAGCAGGGCATCCTGGCCACGCCGGACGATCCGCGTGCCTGGGTGCGCGCCGGCTTTGCGCGCAGCATGCAGGGCGACCGCAGCGGCGCCCGCGACGCCTACGCCCGTGCTCACGAACTGGACCCGCAGCGCCCGGAAGTGCTGGCCGCGTATGCTGCCAGCGAGTACGCCCTGAACCCGCAGCAACCCAGCGCGCGGGCGGTGGAACTGTACGAGCGCCTGCTGAAGATCAACCCCGACAACGGCTCCGCGCTGTGGGTGCTCGGCCAGGCCGCGCAACAGGCCGGGCAGCCTGCCCAGGCGCGCGAGCATTGGCAGCGCCTGCTGGGGCTGCTGCCGGCCGATTCGCCGATGCGGGCGCAGGTGCAGCGGGCGATCGACGCGGTAACGGGAGGCGCTGGGGCGCCGTAG
- a CDS encoding IS30 family transposase — MEKQPSYTQLRPEERVVIAGMARLRASVRAMARTLDRSPSTISRELARNHSPDTGYSSEAAHGLRTARRAATRPPRKLSAHSVSWGIVRTLLDWKGFPQQIAATLKRVYPNEAQRHVSHETIYTAIYAQPRGELRRQLIACLRHGRSTRLPRTRGADRRGRIPAMVSIHVRPPEVNDRVMPGHWEGDFIKGAGNQSSVGVLVERTSRLVLLAKMSDATAASALAGFSAKLNSIAAPLRQSLTYDQGKEMARHAELAAQTGVKVYFCDPHSPWQRGTCENTNGLLRQYLPKGTDLSIHTQAELDAIADSLKTRPRAIHDWQTPLQVFAQTLANAHQPSPSLH; from the coding sequence ATGGAAAAACAACCCTCGTATACGCAGCTGCGGCCTGAAGAGCGGGTCGTCATTGCCGGCATGGCCCGGCTGAGGGCCAGTGTGCGGGCCATGGCCCGCACACTGGATCGCTCGCCCTCCACGATCAGCCGCGAGTTGGCCCGCAACCACTCGCCCGACACGGGCTACAGCAGTGAAGCCGCCCATGGGCTGCGCACCGCACGGCGGGCCGCCACCCGGCCACCGCGCAAGCTCAGTGCGCACTCCGTGTCCTGGGGCATCGTGCGCACCTTACTGGACTGGAAAGGGTTCCCGCAGCAGATTGCCGCTACCCTCAAACGCGTCTACCCCAACGAGGCGCAACGCCACGTGTCCCACGAAACGATCTACACCGCGATCTACGCCCAGCCGCGTGGCGAACTGCGCCGCCAGCTGATCGCCTGCCTGCGCCACGGTCGCAGCACGCGCCTGCCGCGCACGCGCGGCGCCGATCGGCGCGGCCGGATTCCTGCGATGGTCAGCATTCACGTGCGTCCGCCCGAGGTCAACGACCGGGTGATGCCCGGCCACTGGGAGGGCGACTTCATCAAGGGCGCGGGCAACCAATCTTCGGTGGGCGTCTTGGTCGAGCGCACCAGCCGCTTGGTGCTGTTGGCCAAGATGAGTGATGCTACGGCGGCCTCGGCACTGGCAGGCTTTTCTGCCAAGCTGAATTCGATCGCCGCACCGCTGCGCCAGAGCCTTACCTATGACCAGGGCAAGGAGATGGCCAGACACGCCGAGCTGGCCGCGCAGACGGGCGTGAAGGTCTACTTCTGCGACCCCCACAGCCCGTGGCAGCGCGGCACCTGCGAGAACACCAACGGGCTGCTGCGCCAATACTTGCCCAAGGGCACTGACCTGTCGATCCACACGCAAGCCGAACTCGATGCCATCGCCGACAGCCTCAAGACCCGACCCCGGGCGATTCACGACTGGCAAACGCCGCTGCAGGTCTTCGCGCAGACCCTGGCCAATGCTCATCAACCTTCACCCAGCCTTCATTGA
- a CDS encoding RHS repeat-associated core domain-containing protein, producing MNLSTTNPAGRTTRYGHYADGVLKTLTDPNGNLTTFERDLQGRPTARVYADGSRETYAYEPSTARLKSRTDPLGQRTDYAYARDDRVSAVDYASALEPTAPLRFTYDPSYPRLSQRIDGDGTTAYTYHPAGSPGALRLAQEDGPFANDTLAYTYDALGRVQTRTVDAVADTYAYDVLGRLVGHATPLAEFAYEYLGATDQRTRRSVVGNAVAACPGSVRNEHAAEHNTCTGIGHAYGIQRRSAATLVSTWQYADNLHDRRLTGIAHLGGAAGAAPSALPRSYAYLTDPENRLLSQTESVAGTDTRTWQYHYDPADRLTQALASPGGTYAYDLDAADNLLGQQTPTGTASSTYNTLNQIDLRNAQAFVHAAAGNLTDDGTRTYAYDAEQRLLRIGYTGTSRSTEFRYDAFGRRTAVIETDDTTATETRYLWCGERLCQARDSADTVIRRYYDEGELAVSATGDVATFYAEDHLGSIRDLRMGDGQVLASYDYDPYGAPMRTDETGGVTADYRYAGLVHHAPSGLYLANYRGYSSAYGRWVSRDPIGEAGGINLYAYVENNPINFVDDLGLVNDPPPWSIYSPGGGGGARLPASPGLKAPSFPTPVTRPPYPGSNPKQCPPEYEWRGKSGAQPGSKEGNYYNPTTKEILRPDLSHEPPIGPHWDYRDATGKWYRLFPDGTTEAK from the coding sequence ATGAACCTTTCGACCACCAACCCGGCCGGGCGCACCACCCGCTACGGCCACTACGCCGACGGAGTGCTCAAGACCCTGACCGACCCCAACGGCAACCTCACCACCTTCGAGCGCGACCTCCAGGGCCGGCCCACGGCGCGCGTGTATGCCGACGGCAGCCGCGAGACCTACGCCTACGAGCCGAGCACGGCACGCCTGAAATCCCGCACCGACCCGCTCGGCCAGCGCACCGATTACGCCTACGCGCGCGACGACCGCGTCAGCGCCGTCGATTACGCAAGCGCGCTCGAACCGACCGCGCCGCTGCGCTTCACCTACGACCCGTCATATCCGCGCCTGAGCCAGCGCATCGACGGCGACGGCACCACCGCCTACACCTACCACCCGGCCGGCAGCCCGGGCGCGCTGCGCCTGGCGCAGGAGGACGGTCCCTTCGCCAACGATACGCTGGCCTACACCTACGACGCGCTGGGCCGCGTACAGACCCGCACCGTCGATGCCGTCGCGGACACCTACGCCTACGACGTGCTCGGCCGTCTGGTCGGCCACGCCACGCCACTGGCCGAGTTCGCCTACGAGTATCTGGGCGCCACCGACCAGCGCACCCGCCGCAGCGTGGTCGGCAACGCCGTCGCCGCCTGTCCGGGAAGCGTGCGCAACGAGCACGCCGCCGAGCACAACACCTGCACCGGCATCGGCCACGCCTACGGCATCCAGCGCCGCAGCGCGGCCACGCTGGTCAGCACCTGGCAGTACGCCGACAACCTGCACGACCGCCGCCTGACCGGCATCGCGCACCTGGGCGGCGCCGCGGGCGCGGCCCCGAGTGCCCTGCCGCGCAGTTATGCCTACCTCACCGACCCCGAAAACCGCCTCCTGAGCCAGACCGAATCGGTGGCCGGCACTGATACGCGCACCTGGCAGTACCACTACGACCCGGCCGACCGCCTCACCCAGGCGCTGGCCAGCCCCGGCGGTACGTACGCCTACGATCTTGACGCCGCCGACAATCTGCTCGGCCAGCAGACCCCAACCGGCACGGCGAGCAGCACCTACAACACCCTGAACCAGATCGACCTGCGCAACGCCCAAGCCTTCGTCCACGCCGCCGCCGGCAACCTCACCGACGACGGCACGCGCACCTACGCCTACGACGCCGAGCAACGCCTGCTGCGCATCGGCTATACCGGCACCAGCCGATCCACCGAATTCCGCTACGACGCCTTCGGCCGGCGCACCGCGGTCATCGAAACCGATGACACCACCGCTACCGAAACACGCTACCTGTGGTGCGGCGAGCGCCTGTGCCAGGCGCGCGACAGTGCCGACACGGTGATCCGCCGCTACTACGACGAGGGCGAGCTGGCCGTGTCGGCCACGGGCGATGTGGCCACTTTCTACGCCGAGGACCACCTGGGCTCCATCCGCGACCTGCGCATGGGCGACGGCCAGGTGCTGGCGTCGTACGACTACGACCCGTACGGCGCGCCCATGCGCACCGACGAAACCGGCGGCGTCACTGCCGACTACCGCTACGCCGGGCTGGTCCACCACGCCCCCAGCGGGCTGTACTTGGCCAATTACCGGGGGTACAGTTCGGCTTACGGGCGGTGGGTGTCCCGGGATCCGATCGGGGAGGCGGGTGGGATTAATCTTTATGCGTACGTAGAAAATAATCCAATTAACTTCGTAGATGATCTGGGCCTTGTTAATGATCCGCCTCCTTGGTCTATATATTCGCCCGGCGGTGGCGGAGGCGCTAGACTGCCAGCGTCTCCAGGGCTCAAGGCGCCAAGCTTCCCGACACCGGTCACACGGCCACCTTATCCCGGAAGTAATCCGAAACAATGCCCTCCAGAATATGAATGGCGAGGAAAGTCAGGTGCTCAGCCTGGCAGTAAAGAGGGAAATTATTACAATCCAACTACCAAAGAAATTTTAAGGCCGGACTTAAGCCATGAGCCACCTATTGGGCCACACTGGGATTATCGAGATGCGACTGGAAAATGGTATAGGCTATTTCCAGATGGAACGACAGAGGCAAAATAG